A genomic window from Triticum urartu cultivar G1812 chromosome 7, Tu2.1, whole genome shotgun sequence includes:
- the LOC125518620 gene encoding uncharacterized protein LOC125518620 produces the protein MPWHGLDPPGVSLQRLLKPSIKPSLESESIFMPVAPGAVGSNSGAASVGPGTSAGGSGAAAVAPGPGTSEPGPGAMAVSPGTSTMQQVVADSTPPPPNPTALVSVAVMTVNEVEAPSWAHPILNLLVSGELPTDEILAQQVQHRAGAYTIVNRELVRRSVTGVFQRCVESEKGKAILRDIHQGECGHHAASRSLVAKAFCHSFFWPTALEDAKDLVKKCKGCQKFSSKQHLSASALKTTPLTWPFAVWGLDMVDPFKIARGDITVRYSVPHNIITDNGTNFAKGTLARFCVTQSIRLDLAFVSHPQSNGQVERANGLILSGIKP, from the exons atgccttggcacGGATTGGATCCACCCGGCGTCTCCCTtcagcgcctcctcaagccgtctatcaagccttcACTGGAATCAGAGTCTATCTTCATGCCGGTCGCCCCCGGAGCAGTCGGATCGAACTCAGGGGCTGCATCAGttggcccggggacttcggcaggcGGCTCGGGGGCAGCAGCAGTCGCACCTGGCCCGGGGACTTCAGAACCCGGCCCGGGGGCTATGGCAGTTAGCCCGGGGACTTCAACAATGCAGCAAGTGGTGGCCGACTCCACCCCGCCGCCTCCCAACCCAACCGCCCTAGTTTCAGTGGCCGTGATGACAGTGAATGAAGTCGAAGCACCATCATGGGCGCATCCCATCCTCAACCTTCTGGTGAGCGGCGAGCTACCAACCGACGAGATTTTGGCCCAGCAGGTGCAACACCGGGCGGGAGCATACACGATAGTAAACAGAGAACttgtcaggcgcagcgtcactggtgtgtTCCAGCGCTGCGTGGAGTCAGAGAAGGGCAaagcaatcctcagagacatccaccaaggcgagtgcggccaccacgCGGCCTCCAGATcccttgtcgccaaagccttctgccacagtttcttctggccgactgctctaGAAGACGCCAAAGATTTGGTCAAGAAATGCAAGGGGTGCCAGAaattcagctccaagcaacatctgtcggcttctgcactcaagaccacccccctcacttggccctttgccgtgTGGGGGCTAGACATGGTGGACCCATTCAAGATAGCACGTGGCG ATATCACCGTCCGGTATAGTGTaccgcacaacatcatcaccgacaatggcacaaactttgccaaaggcACCTTGGCTCGTTTCTGCGTGACGCAGagcatccgactggacttagcatTTGTTTctcatccgcagtcaaacggccaagtcgaACGAGcgaacggcctcatcctctccggcatcaagccctgA